A genomic region of Streptococcus suis contains the following coding sequences:
- a CDS encoding 50S ribosomal protein L23: protein MNLYDVIKKPVITESSMGQLEAGKYVFEVDTRAHKLLIKQAVEAAFEGVKVANVNTINVKPKTKRVGRYVGRTNKVKKAIITLAADSKAIELFATADAE from the coding sequence ATGAATTTGTATGATGTTATCAAAAAACCTGTCATCACAGAAAGCTCAATGGGCCAACTCGAAGCAGGCAAGTATGTATTTGAAGTTGACACTCGTGCACACAAACTCTTGATCAAGCAAGCTGTTGAAGCTGCATTTGAGGGTGTTAAAGTTGCAAATGTTAACACAATCAACGTGAAACCTAAAACAAAACGCGTAGGTCGTTATGTAGGTCGCACAAACAAAGTGAAAAAAGCAATCATCACATTGGCTGCTGATTCAAAAGCGATCGAATTGTTCGCTACAGCTGACGCTGAATAA
- the rplB gene encoding 50S ribosomal protein L2: MGIKVYKPTTNGRRNMTSLDFAEITTSTPEKSLLVALKSKAGRNNNGRITVRHQGGGHKRFYRLVDFKRNKDGVEAIVKTIEYDPNRSANIALVHYTDGVKAYIIAPKGLEVGQRIVSGPEADIKVGNALPLANIPVGTVVHNIELKPGRGGELVRAAGASAQVLGQEGKYVLVRLQSGEVRMILGTCRATVGTVGNEQHGLVNLGKAGRSRWKGIRPTVRGSVMNPNDHPHGGGEGKAPVGRKAPSTPWGKPALGLKTRNKKAKSDKLIVRRRNQK; the protein is encoded by the coding sequence GTGGGTATTAAAGTTTATAAACCAACGACAAATGGCCGTCGTAACATGACTTCTTTGGACTTCGCTGAAATCACAACAAGCACTCCAGAAAAAAGCTTGCTTGTTGCTTTGAAGAGCAAAGCTGGTCGTAACAACAACGGTCGCATCACTGTTCGTCACCAAGGTGGCGGTCACAAACGTTTCTACCGTTTGGTAGACTTCAAACGTAACAAAGATGGCGTTGAAGCAATCGTTAAAACTATCGAGTACGATCCAAACCGTTCAGCAAACATCGCTCTTGTACACTACACAGACGGTGTTAAAGCTTACATCATTGCTCCTAAAGGTCTTGAAGTTGGTCAACGCATCGTTTCAGGTCCAGAAGCAGATATCAAAGTTGGTAACGCACTTCCACTTGCAAACATCCCAGTCGGTACTGTTGTTCACAACATCGAGTTGAAACCAGGTCGCGGTGGTGAATTGGTTCGTGCTGCTGGTGCATCTGCACAGGTTCTTGGTCAAGAAGGTAAATACGTTCTTGTTCGCCTTCAATCAGGTGAAGTTCGTATGATCCTTGGTACTTGCCGTGCTACTGTTGGTACTGTAGGTAACGAACAACATGGCCTTGTTAACCTTGGTAAAGCAGGTCGTAGCCGTTGGAAAGGTATTCGTCCAACAGTTCGCGGTTCTGTAATGAACCCTAACGATCACCCACACGGTGGTGGTGAAGGTAAAGCACCAGTTGGTCGTAAAGCACCATCTACACCATGGGGTAAACCAGCTCTTGGTTTGAAAACTCGTAACAAGAAAGCTAAATCTGACAAACTTATCGTTCGTCGTCGCAACCAAAAATAA
- the rpsS gene encoding 30S ribosomal protein S19: MGRSLKKGPFVDEHLMKKVEAQANDEKKKVIKTWSRRSTIFPSFIGYTIAVYDGRKHVPVYIQEDMVGHKLGEFAPTRTYKGHAADDKKTRRK; the protein is encoded by the coding sequence ATGGGACGTAGTCTTAAAAAAGGACCTTTCGTCGATGAGCATTTGATGAAAAAAGTTGAAGCTCAAGCAAACGACGAAAAGAAAAAAGTAATTAAAACTTGGTCACGTCGTTCAACGATCTTCCCAAGTTTCATCGGTTATACAATCGCAGTTTACGATGGACGTAAACACGTACCTGTATACATTCAAGAAGACATGGTAGGTCACAAACTTGGTGAATTTGCACCAACTCGTACTTACAAAGGTCATGCTGCTGACGACAAGAAAACTCGTCGTAAATAA
- the rplC gene encoding 50S ribosomal protein L3 translates to MTKGILGKKVGMTQIFTESGEFIPVTVIEATPNVVLQVKTVETDGYAAVQVGFDDKREVLSNKPAKGHVAKANTAPKRFIREFKNIEGLEVGQEITVETFAAGDVVDVTGTSKGKGFQGVIKRHGQSRGPMAHGSRYHRRPGSMGPVAPNRVFKGKNLAGRMGGNRVTIQNLEVVQVVPEKNVILIKGNVPGAKKSLITIKSAVKAGK, encoded by the coding sequence ATGACAAAAGGAATCTTAGGGAAAAAAGTGGGAATGACTCAAATCTTCACTGAATCTGGTGAATTTATCCCTGTTACTGTCATCGAAGCAACTCCAAACGTTGTTCTTCAAGTGAAAACAGTTGAAACTGATGGTTATGCAGCAGTTCAAGTTGGTTTTGATGACAAACGTGAAGTATTGAGCAACAAACCTGCCAAAGGCCATGTAGCTAAAGCTAACACAGCTCCTAAGCGCTTCATTCGTGAATTCAAAAACATTGAAGGCTTGGAAGTTGGACAAGAAATTACAGTTGAAACTTTCGCAGCTGGTGATGTTGTTGATGTAACTGGTACATCTAAAGGTAAAGGTTTCCAAGGTGTTATCAAACGCCATGGTCAATCACGTGGTCCTATGGCTCACGGTTCTCGTTACCACCGTCGTCCAGGTTCTATGGGTCCTGTTGCACCTAACCGTGTATTCAAAGGTAAAAACCTTGCAGGTCGCATGGGCGGCAACCGTGTAACAATTCAAAACCTTGAAGTTGTACAAGTTGTTCCAGAAAAGAACGTTATCCTTATCAAAGGTAACGTACCAGGTGCTAAGAAATCTCTTATCACTATCAAGTCAGCAGTTAAAGCTGGTAAATAA
- the rplV gene encoding 50S ribosomal protein L22, whose amino-acid sequence MAEITSAKATARTVRVSPRKSRLVLDNIRGKSVADAIAILKFTPNKAAGIIEGVLNSAIANAENNFGLEKANLVVSEAFANEGPTLKRFRPRAKGSASPINKRTAHITVVVAEK is encoded by the coding sequence ATGGCAGAAATTACTTCAGCTAAAGCAACTGCTCGCACAGTACGTGTTTCACCTCGTAAATCACGTCTTGTCTTGGATAACATCCGTGGCAAAAGCGTAGCAGACGCAATCGCAATCTTGAAATTCACACCAAACAAAGCTGCAGGCATTATCGAGGGAGTTTTGAACTCAGCAATCGCTAACGCTGAAAATAACTTTGGTTTGGAAAAAGCTAACTTGGTAGTCAGCGAAGCATTCGCAAACGAAGGACCAACGTTGAAACGTTTCCGTCCACGTGCGAAAGGTTCTGCTTCACCAATCAACAAACGCACAGCTCACATCACTGTAGTTGTGGCAGAGAAATAA
- the rpsJ gene encoding 30S ribosomal protein S10 yields MANKKIRIRLKAYEHRTLDTAAAKIVETATRTGAQVAGPVPLPTERSLYTIIRATHKYKDSREQFEMRTHKRLIDIINPTQKTVDALMKLDLPSGVNVEIKL; encoded by the coding sequence ATGGCAAACAAAAAAATCCGCATCCGCTTGAAAGCGTACGAACACCGTACACTTGATACAGCAGCTGCAAAAATCGTTGAAACTGCAACACGTACAGGTGCTCAAGTAGCAGGTCCAGTTCCACTTCCAACAGAACGTAGCCTCTACACAATCATCCGTGCGACTCACAAGTATAAAGACTCTCGTGAGCAGTTCGAAATGCGTACACACAAACGTTTGATCGACATCATCAACCCAACTCAAAAAACAGTTGACGCTTTGATGAAATTGGATCTTCCAAGTGGTGTAAACGTAGAAATCAAACTTTAA
- the rplD gene encoding 50S ribosomal protein L4, with product MANVTLFDQTGKQAGEVVLNDAIFGIEPNQAVVFDVIISQRASLRQGTHAVKNRSAVSGGGRKPWRQKGTGRARQGSIRSPQWRGGGVVFGPTPRSYAYKLPQKVRRLALKSVYSEKVAENKFVAVNSLEFTAPKTAEFAKVLAALSIDSKVLVILEEGNEFAALSARNIPGVKVATATTASVLDIANADKLLVTQAAISKIEEVLA from the coding sequence ATGGCAAACGTAACATTATTTGACCAAACTGGTAAACAAGCTGGTGAAGTAGTTCTTAACGATGCGATCTTTGGTATCGAGCCAAACCAAGCAGTTGTATTTGATGTGATCATCAGCCAACGTGCTAGCCTTCGTCAAGGTACTCACGCAGTTAAAAACCGTTCAGCAGTCTCAGGTGGCGGACGCAAACCATGGCGTCAAAAAGGAACTGGACGTGCTCGTCAAGGTTCTATCCGTTCACCACAATGGCGTGGCGGTGGCGTAGTCTTCGGACCAACTCCACGTTCATACGCGTACAAACTTCCACAAAAAGTTCGTCGCTTGGCACTTAAATCTGTTTACTCAGAAAAAGTTGCTGAAAACAAATTTGTAGCTGTTAACTCACTTGAATTCACAGCTCCAAAAACTGCTGAATTTGCAAAAGTGCTTGCAGCATTGAGCATTGATTCTAAAGTCCTTGTTATTCTTGAAGAAGGCAACGAATTCGCAGCTCTTTCTGCTCGTAACATCCCAGGAGTTAAAGTTGCAACTGCAACAACTGCAAGCGTACTTGACATCGCAAATGCAGACAAACTTCTTGTAACTCAAGCAGCTATCTCTAAAATTGAGGAGGTTCTTGCATAA